In Deltaproteobacteria bacterium, the genomic stretch CAGCGCCGCGGTGGTGCTCGCCTACGACGGCTGACCCGGCGGCGGCGCGCACACCAACAGGCCCGTGCGCAGGCCGTCGCGGATGAACGCGAGCGCGTCCTGCTCGATGTCGTCGACATCGACGCCGAGGGTGTCGGCGTGCAGCGCCAGCGCGTCCACCAGGTTCGCCGTGTCACGAATGCTGGTCAGCAGCAGCGTCGAGGTCTCGCTGAGCTCGCGGTCGACCCCCGCCCCGTCGCGGAAGCGGACGAAGACCTTGTCACCGCCGTCGTCGCCGAGCGACTGCTCGTGCACGAGCAGCGCCACCGGGCTCGGACGCACCGTCATCGACAACAACGCGTCGTCGGAGGCCCCGGCGGCCGCGGCCCCATCGATGAGGGCCATCAGCGCGGACGCCTCGAAGCCCACCAACGCGCCGGGCTCGAGCATGACCAGGCGGCCCTGGTCGCGGCCCCGCCGCGCGAACAACAAGGTGTGCCGGACCCGCTCGACACCGAGCCGCGCGAAGTGGTCACGATAGCGCCGCTGCTGCTCGCGATAGCGCGGGCCGAGCTCGCGGTCCTCCAGCGACGCGTACGCGATCGACTGCATCACCGCATCGGCGCCGCGCATCGCGACCACCGCGAGCTCGAGTGGCCGCGCACCGACGGCCGCTTGGATCCACTCGACGAGCGCGGCGCCGTCGGACGCCGTGGCGTCGAAGAGCACCCACGCGCGGCCGCCCTCGGCCAGCCCATCGAACAGCTGCCCGAGCAGCCGCTGCGCCAGCTCGTCGCCACGCGCGCCGCCGTGCAGGAACGTGACGGTGTCACCGTCGTCGGGCCGCGCGACGTAGGCCGGCTGGCTGACGATCGCATCGAAGCGGCGTCCTCGCACCGGCGCGGCGAGATCGCCGACATGCCACTCGCACGTCAGCTGGTTGAGGCGGCCGTTGAAGTGCGCGAACGCGATCGCGCGGGGATCGATGTCGACGCCGACGACCTCGGCGACCCCGGCACGCCGAGCCAGCAGCGCCAGCGTGCCCGCACCGCAGCCGATGTCGAGCAGGCTGCCGACGCCATCGAACGCGAGCGAGCGCGCGAGTTCCTCGGTGGTGGCGCCGGGGCCCATGACCGGGTCGACGTCCACCTCGAACGGCGTCGATGCGATCCACATGCCGTAGTACGGTTGCACCCGCAGTCGCGAGCGCACCGTCTGGTCACCCCGCAGCACGCCCGCCTCGCACAGCGCGGCCACCACGGTCTCGCCGAGCGCGGCCACGGCCGCGGTGCGCGGCACCGGACCGTCGTAGGCGAACAACGCGGCCAACGTCGAGCGCACGTCACCCCGGCGCGACAGCTCGTGCAGCACCGCGGGTACCCGCACGCCATCGAGCAGCCGGGGAGCGATCGCCTCGCAGGCTGCGGTCGCGGAGGCGTCATATCCCGCGCGCGTGAACGCATCGCGCAAGCCGGTCAGGGTCTCGTCGGAGATCGTCGCCAGTCGATCGGTGTCGAAGCGCGCATCCATCACGCCCGACTCTACCAAGCATGCGCCGCCCCGGCAGCCGGCGACGCGCGAAGGTGAGCGACGCGCGAGCCCCTGCGTGCGGACCAAGGAACGCAGGGGACTCGCGCGTGCTCGGGGATCCCGTCAGAAGCGCCCGCGTAGCACCACGCCGGCGAACTTTCGGGTCACCGACGGCGCGAACGCAAGCTGGGCCTTCCGCTTGTTGTTCGCGCCGACGATGATGAGGGAGACACCCGTGATGGCGAACACCGGTGCCATCACGGCGCCGGTGATGAGCAGTGCGTTCATCGAGCGACCGCGCTGGTCGATGCGTGCCCGCTGCTCGTCGGTGTAGCCCGGCAGCTTCTGGTCCTCGCGGGCCCGCGCGCCCTCGACTGCACCGACGCCGATCATCGCGGTCGCACCGAGGCCGATGGCGAGCATCACCGCGCCGCTGGCGATGAGCGGTGTGGTGCCGCGCGGCTGGTCGACCTGCGCCGCGCCGTGGGCCCCGGCGCCGCCGTTGTTCGGCGCCGCACCGCCGCCGTTGTTCGGCGTGCCGCCGCCGTTGTTCGGCGACGCACCGCCGCCGTTGTTCGGCGCCGCGCCGCCGCCGTTGTTCGGCGCCGCACCGCCGCCGTTGTTCGGCGCCGCGCCGCCGCTGCCCTCGGCCTTCGCGAGGTTCGCCTTCATCACATGCCGGGCCTGCGCGACCTGATCCGGGATGTTGCTGGTGCCGTGGGCATCGCGGTAGGCCTTGAAGTAGCCGTAGTACGCGTCCATGCCCGAGCGGAGCATCTGCACGTCACCGCTGCCGTCGTACGCGGCTTGGTACGCCGCCATCACGTCGAGGATGATGGACGCACGCACCGTGCGGGTCTCGGGCGACTCGGGCAAGCGGCCCAGCAGACCGTTCCAGGTCTGTCCGGCGGCGGCGTAGTCCGCCTTGTCCCACGCGCGCTTGCCCTCTTCGTAGCGGGTCCGCTCGCCCTTGGCGAGCGCGGACGCGCTGGTGTTCAGGGTCCCCGCCGCGCTGGCCACGGTGCCGTGGGCCAGCGTGAGGGCGAGGGTCGAAGCGACGAGCCATCGCATGTGCTTGTTGGTCCGCAACATGACGCTAGTCCTCGCCGTCGCAGGTGACGATGTCCGTGCGACCGACCGGGACGCCGTCGGTGCAGTAGTCGCCCTCCCAGATCTGATCGCACGACGCGTTCAGACACTGCAGGCCCTGGTCGTCGTGGCAGCCACCACCCGCCTCGCTCTTCACCTTGCACACGCCCTCGAGGCAGTAGAGGCCCTGGGCGCAGCGCGGGGTGTCGTCGGTGGCGTAGTCCTCGTCGCACTCCTGGCCTTCGCTGGCGCCGATGCGACACTCGGGGTTGGCCTCACCGTCATCGGTCGCGTCCTCGCACACGCCGGTCGAGCACCAG encodes the following:
- a CDS encoding methyltransferase, which produces MDARFDTDRLATISDETLTGLRDAFTRAGYDASATAACEAIAPRLLDGVRVPAVLHELSRRGDVRSTLAALFAYDGPVPRTAAVAALGETVVAALCEAGVLRGDQTVRSRLRVQPYYGMWIASTPFEVDVDPVMGPGATTEELARSLAFDGVGSLLDIGCGAGTLALLARRAGVAEVVGVDIDPRAIAFAHFNGRLNQLTCEWHVGDLAAPVRGRRFDAIVSQPAYVARPDDGDTVTFLHGGARGDELAQRLLGQLFDGLAEGGRAWVLFDATASDGAALVEWIQAAVGARPLELAVVAMRGADAVMQSIAYASLEDRELGPRYREQQRRYRDHFARLGVERVRHTLLFARRGRDQGRLVMLEPGALVGFEASALMALIDGAAAAGASDDALLSMTVRPSPVALLVHEQSLGDDGGDKVFVRFRDGAGVDRELSETSTLLLTSIRDTANLVDALALHADTLGVDVDDIEQDALAFIRDGLRTGLLVCAPPPGQPS